One region of Apus apus isolate bApuApu2 chromosome 6, bApuApu2.pri.cur, whole genome shotgun sequence genomic DNA includes:
- the RBM44 gene encoding RNA-binding protein 44 isoform X1: protein MELERIKRRSCHQTSDLLSSSEGDQHLLSRDAAAGAGPSGQAQHGASGLQLTPSGGSSAAADLGMCHEKGVCWLAQEESKEGAAVSGGACGDPHLKCGGCDGCRQSLLDEDSRLEYLSAHEPDVEDGSSLSEFSGQVEALELMDPAHEAARSELAKEPHLDVSEGGSVAAECDQSCPAAELQDSVSLPDCTGELEAGEESSPANTCCLSSEEDLKSSSRIHQAVDASSDFRACFTTSRSTSAQLCLFSRAVNTEITLMDNPPPPGWCWVTPAGAGGTGKTESQLPLHRHRGDNISTAEKSENQEQQEFQAELGSRVLKTERLSHLGSPAVRSCCQESLQRAMEAELQVLNAHYQLCYQHCLKVCTPALEDTIRCHGKTRQVSSLLLVLEELKRKYKSMRVKIQTGVPLSALPPLSVEVNVFPASFPYVPCQVILSIAFGLGHKSFLGENEDKSYLFFIFFWQLFQEDLCSDSVSAPRGAAFEAPGLEGGNISVHRDFLVTHLMDAGKSFQGGLQAGGETGAGQPSDSASSRAFGEHQEDVGIGVFAPQSWVKNEEGKEFWFDAEEDLAGEAFSVPPGTTKKPHGKEGDRRDTDEANLAVEGRKQERRGRAASVELDKVPSAQKGFPSQVLRKKLGKGIPPAGNSERNEEDQTFPSAFKPGRAAEATSAPRKTLLLPKPSSGPSSSAQVPSETKRPGQQAEGFLFQADVQQQSSAPCSSHDAFIPPNMLNLSNFTKLMKKLQQLHPEANREKIMAALLEVRKDNHGILSGLSISSIMEKTSAVLRKPNPSCAEGGKAG from the exons ATGGAGCTGGAGAGGATCAAGAGGAGGTCCTGCCATCAGACTTCAGACCTTCTGTCTTCTTCTGAGGGGGACCAGCATCTGctcagcagagatgctgcagcaggagctggcccCTCTGGGCAGGCACAACATGGGGCATCAGGCCTGCAGCTCACACCTTCTGGgggctcctctgcagctgcagaccTTGGAATGTGCCACGAGAAGGGGGTTTGCTGGCTGGCGCAGGAGGAAAGcaaggaaggagctgctgtgtcAGGAGGGGCATGTGGAGACCCCCACCTCAAATGTGGGGGGTGTGATGGTTGCAGGCAAAGCCTCTTAGATGAAGATTCCCGGCTGGAATATCTGAGTGCTCACGAGCCAGATGTGGAGGATGGGAGCAGCTTGAGTGAGTTTTCTGGGCAGGTTGAAGCCCTGGAGCTGATGGATCCAGCACATGAAGCTGCAAGGAGTGAGTTGGCAAAGGAGCCACATCTTGATGTTTCAGAAGGTGGTTCTGTTGCTGCCGAGTGTGaccagagctgcccagcagcagagctccaggaCTCTGTGTCTCTGCCAGACTGCACTGGCGAGCTGGAAGCTGGAGAGGAATCCTCCCCTGCAAACACCTGCTGCCTGAGCTCTGAAGAAGACCTGAAAAGCTCCTCCAGGATCCACCAGGCTGTGGATGCCAGCTCTGATTTCCGAGCCTGCTTCACCACCAGCAGGAGCACCAGTGCTCAGCTCTGTCTGTTCTCCAGGGCCGTCAACACTGAGATAACCCTGATGGACAATCCTCCACCCCCAGGATGGTGCTGGGTAACccctgcaggtgctggtggcactgggaaAACTGAGTCACAGCTCCCACTGCACAGACACCGGGGGGACAATAtttcaacagctgaaaaatcagaaaatcag gagcagcaggaattcCAAGCTGAACTTGGGAGCAGGGTTTTGAAGACTGAGAG GCTGTCCCACCTTGGCTCACCAGCcgtgaggagctgctgccaggagagcCTGCAGAGGGCGatggaggcagagctgcaggtccTCAATGCTCATTACCAGCTGTGCTACCAGCACTGCTTGAAGGTCTGCACCCCAGCTTTGGAGGACACCATCAG ATGTCATGGAAAGACCAGACAGGTTTCATCTCTCCTCTTGGTCTTGGAAGAGCTGAAGAGGAAATACAAGAGCATGAGGGTGAAGATCCAAACGGGGGTGCCCTTGAGTGCCCTCCCACCCCTCTCAGTGGAGGTGAACGTGTTCCCAGCCTCTTTTCCGTACGTCCCCTGCCAGGTAATTCTCTCCATTGCTTTTGGGTTGGGACACAAATCCTTTCTTGgggaaaatgaagacaaatcttaccttttctttatcttcttttggCAGCTGTTCCAAGAGGACCTTTGCAGTGA TTCTGTTTCAGCCCCAAGAGGAGCTGCCTTTGAAGCTCCAGGACTGGAAGGAGGGAACATTTCAGTCCACAGGGACTTCTTGGTGACTCATTTAATGGATGCTGGGAAGTCCTTTCAG GgtggtctccaggctggaggtGAAACTGGTGCTGGGCAGCCAAGTGACTCTGCTTCCTCCAGGGCTTTTGGAGAACATCAAGAGGATGTGGGAATTG GTGTTTTTGCCCCTCAAAGTTGGGTGAAGAACgaagaagggaaggaatttTGGTTTGATGCCGAGGAGGACTTGGCAGGAGAAGCTTTTTCAGTCCCACctggaacaacaaaaaagccccacgGAAAAGAAGGCGATCGAAGAG aCACTGATGAAGCCAACTTAGCTGTGGAGGGCaggaagcaggagagaagaggaagagcagcaaGTGTTGAACTTGACAAGGTGCCTTCAGCCCAGAAAGGCTTCCCTTCCCAAGTGCTGAGAAAGAAGCTTGGGAAAGGGATCCCACCTGCTGGGAACAGTGAGAGAAACGAAGAGGATCAAACATTCCCTTCAGCCTTCAagcctgggagagcagctgaggCCACCTCTGCTCCTAGGAAaacccttctcctccccaaacCTTCTTCAGGACCTTCATCCTCTGCTCAAGTGCCCTCAGAAACCAAGCGCCCTGGTCAGCAAGCTGAAGGGTTTTTG TTCCAGGCTGATGtccagcagcaaagctctgctccctgctcttcccACGACGCCTTCATCCCCCCTAACATGTTGAACTTGAGCAACTTCACCAAATTAATGAAGAAGCTCCAGCAGCTTCACCCCGAGGCCAACAG AGAGAAGATcatggctgctctgctggaggtGAGGAAGGACAACCATGGGATCTTGAGTGGCTTGTCCATCAGCTCCATTATGGAAAAGACCTCTGCTGTTCTGAGGAAACCAAACCCCAGTTgtgcagagggaggaaaagcaggatAG
- the RBM44 gene encoding RNA-binding protein 44 isoform X2 — protein sequence MELERIKRRSCHQTSDLLSSSEGDQHLLSRDAAAGAGPSGQAQHGASGLQLTPSGGSSAAADLGMCHEKGVCWLAQEESKEGAAVSGGACGDPHLKCGGCDGCRQSLLDEDSRLEYLSAHEPDVEDGSSLSEFSGQVEALELMDPAHEAARSELAKEPHLDVSEGGSVAAECDQSCPAAELQDSVSLPDCTGELEAGEESSPANTCCLSSEEDLKSSSRIHQAVDASSDFRACFTTSRSTSAQLCLFSRAVNTEITLMDNPPPPGWCWVTPAGAGGTGKTESQLPLHRHRGDNISTAEKSENQEQQEFQAELGSRVLKTERLSHLGSPAVRSCCQESLQRAMEAELQVLNAHYQLCYQHCLKVCTPALEDTIRCHGKTRQVSSLLLVLEELKRKYKSMRVKIQTGVPLSALPPLSVEVNVFPASFPYVPCQLFQEDLCSDSVSAPRGAAFEAPGLEGGNISVHRDFLVTHLMDAGKSFQGGLQAGGETGAGQPSDSASSRAFGEHQEDVGIGVFAPQSWVKNEEGKEFWFDAEEDLAGEAFSVPPGTTKKPHGKEGDRRDTDEANLAVEGRKQERRGRAASVELDKVPSAQKGFPSQVLRKKLGKGIPPAGNSERNEEDQTFPSAFKPGRAAEATSAPRKTLLLPKPSSGPSSSAQVPSETKRPGQQAEGFLFQADVQQQSSAPCSSHDAFIPPNMLNLSNFTKLMKKLQQLHPEANREKIMAALLEVRKDNHGILSGLSISSIMEKTSAVLRKPNPSCAEGGKAG from the exons ATGGAGCTGGAGAGGATCAAGAGGAGGTCCTGCCATCAGACTTCAGACCTTCTGTCTTCTTCTGAGGGGGACCAGCATCTGctcagcagagatgctgcagcaggagctggcccCTCTGGGCAGGCACAACATGGGGCATCAGGCCTGCAGCTCACACCTTCTGGgggctcctctgcagctgcagaccTTGGAATGTGCCACGAGAAGGGGGTTTGCTGGCTGGCGCAGGAGGAAAGcaaggaaggagctgctgtgtcAGGAGGGGCATGTGGAGACCCCCACCTCAAATGTGGGGGGTGTGATGGTTGCAGGCAAAGCCTCTTAGATGAAGATTCCCGGCTGGAATATCTGAGTGCTCACGAGCCAGATGTGGAGGATGGGAGCAGCTTGAGTGAGTTTTCTGGGCAGGTTGAAGCCCTGGAGCTGATGGATCCAGCACATGAAGCTGCAAGGAGTGAGTTGGCAAAGGAGCCACATCTTGATGTTTCAGAAGGTGGTTCTGTTGCTGCCGAGTGTGaccagagctgcccagcagcagagctccaggaCTCTGTGTCTCTGCCAGACTGCACTGGCGAGCTGGAAGCTGGAGAGGAATCCTCCCCTGCAAACACCTGCTGCCTGAGCTCTGAAGAAGACCTGAAAAGCTCCTCCAGGATCCACCAGGCTGTGGATGCCAGCTCTGATTTCCGAGCCTGCTTCACCACCAGCAGGAGCACCAGTGCTCAGCTCTGTCTGTTCTCCAGGGCCGTCAACACTGAGATAACCCTGATGGACAATCCTCCACCCCCAGGATGGTGCTGGGTAACccctgcaggtgctggtggcactgggaaAACTGAGTCACAGCTCCCACTGCACAGACACCGGGGGGACAATAtttcaacagctgaaaaatcagaaaatcag gagcagcaggaattcCAAGCTGAACTTGGGAGCAGGGTTTTGAAGACTGAGAG GCTGTCCCACCTTGGCTCACCAGCcgtgaggagctgctgccaggagagcCTGCAGAGGGCGatggaggcagagctgcaggtccTCAATGCTCATTACCAGCTGTGCTACCAGCACTGCTTGAAGGTCTGCACCCCAGCTTTGGAGGACACCATCAG ATGTCATGGAAAGACCAGACAGGTTTCATCTCTCCTCTTGGTCTTGGAAGAGCTGAAGAGGAAATACAAGAGCATGAGGGTGAAGATCCAAACGGGGGTGCCCTTGAGTGCCCTCCCACCCCTCTCAGTGGAGGTGAACGTGTTCCCAGCCTCTTTTCCGTACGTCCCCTGCCAG CTGTTCCAAGAGGACCTTTGCAGTGA TTCTGTTTCAGCCCCAAGAGGAGCTGCCTTTGAAGCTCCAGGACTGGAAGGAGGGAACATTTCAGTCCACAGGGACTTCTTGGTGACTCATTTAATGGATGCTGGGAAGTCCTTTCAG GgtggtctccaggctggaggtGAAACTGGTGCTGGGCAGCCAAGTGACTCTGCTTCCTCCAGGGCTTTTGGAGAACATCAAGAGGATGTGGGAATTG GTGTTTTTGCCCCTCAAAGTTGGGTGAAGAACgaagaagggaaggaatttTGGTTTGATGCCGAGGAGGACTTGGCAGGAGAAGCTTTTTCAGTCCCACctggaacaacaaaaaagccccacgGAAAAGAAGGCGATCGAAGAG aCACTGATGAAGCCAACTTAGCTGTGGAGGGCaggaagcaggagagaagaggaagagcagcaaGTGTTGAACTTGACAAGGTGCCTTCAGCCCAGAAAGGCTTCCCTTCCCAAGTGCTGAGAAAGAAGCTTGGGAAAGGGATCCCACCTGCTGGGAACAGTGAGAGAAACGAAGAGGATCAAACATTCCCTTCAGCCTTCAagcctgggagagcagctgaggCCACCTCTGCTCCTAGGAAaacccttctcctccccaaacCTTCTTCAGGACCTTCATCCTCTGCTCAAGTGCCCTCAGAAACCAAGCGCCCTGGTCAGCAAGCTGAAGGGTTTTTG TTCCAGGCTGATGtccagcagcaaagctctgctccctgctcttcccACGACGCCTTCATCCCCCCTAACATGTTGAACTTGAGCAACTTCACCAAATTAATGAAGAAGCTCCAGCAGCTTCACCCCGAGGCCAACAG AGAGAAGATcatggctgctctgctggaggtGAGGAAGGACAACCATGGGATCTTGAGTGGCTTGTCCATCAGCTCCATTATGGAAAAGACCTCTGCTGTTCTGAGGAAACCAAACCCCAGTTgtgcagagggaggaaaagcaggatAG